A single window of Vicia villosa cultivar HV-30 ecotype Madison, WI unplaced genomic scaffold, Vvil1.0 ctg.000822F_1_1, whole genome shotgun sequence DNA harbors:
- the LOC131631407 gene encoding benzyl alcohol O-benzoyltransferase-like codes for MAQSLLFKVKKCTPEFVTPSKPTPHEIKLLSDIDDQDGLRLQIPLIQFYKYDPNMEGKDPVDVIRKALAKTLVFYYPFAGRLREGVGRKLMVDCTGEGVLFIEADADVSLRDFGDTLLPTFPCLDELLYDVPGSSDVLNVPLLLIQVTRLKCGGFVFAIRLNHTMSDASGIVQFMNALGEISRGRNEPSISPVWCREFLNARNPPRVTCIHPEIEQEHGNNNGTIISLDNMVQRTFFFGPVEVSKIHSLLSTNMAYKYTKFEIITAFIWRCRIIALQPDLNEEVRMMSVVNARGTSFNLQLPNGYYGNVIAYTVAVTLARKLIENPLLYALNLIKKLKANVTKEYMHSLIDLMVIKNRPRFSMRGLFVVSNLRHSGFEDVDFGWGKAVYGGPANDSSFPGIVSYYLPFKNAKGEKGLVIPIHLPAQAMERFVKELDSVLKNNINKGDPTSRIIKSLL; via the exons ATGGCTCAATCTCTGTTATTCAAAGTAAAAAAGTGTACCCCTGAATTTGTCACTCCGTCAAAACCCACACCTCATGAAATCAAACTTCTCTCCGACATTGATGACCAAGATGGGTTACGTTTGCAAATTCCACTTATACAGTTTTACAAGTATGATCCAAATATGGAAGGAAAAGACCCCGTTGATGTTATTAGAAAAGCACTTGCGAAAACGCTTGTGTTTTATTATCCATTTGCAGGTAGGTTGAGAGAAGGTGTTGGTAGGAAACTTATGGTTGATTGTACTGGAGAAGGTGTTTTGTTCATTGAAGCTGATGCTGATGTTAGTTTGAGAGATTTTGGTGATACTCTTCTTCCTACATTTCCTTGCTTGGATGAGCTTCTTTATGATGTTCCTGGTTCTTCGGACGTGCTTAACGTTCCATTGCTGCTTATTCAG GTAACACGGCTCAAGTGTGGTGGTTTCGTTTTTGCTATTCGTTTGAACCATACAATGAGTGATGCATCTGGTATAGTTCAATTCATGAACGCCTTAGGTGAAATATCTCGCGGGAGGAATGAACCTTCAATCTCCCCAGTGTGGTGCCGAGAGTTTCTAAACGCAAGAAACCCACCAAGAGTGACATGTATTCATCCTGAAATCGAACAGGAACATGGAAACAACAATGGAACCATCATATCTTTAGACAACATGGTCCAACGCACTTTCTTCTTTGGTCCGGTTGAGGTATCCAAAATTCACTCTCTCCTTTCTACCAACATGGCATACAAGTACACCAAATTTGAAATCATCACAGCATTTATTTGGCGTTGTCGTATAATAGCGTTACAACCAGATTTAAACGAAGAAGTTCGTATGATGAGCGTAGTCAATGCACGCGGCACGTCGTTTAACCTACAACTACCAAATGGTTACTATGGTAATGTTATTGCGTATACTGTTGCAGTGACATTAGCaagaaaattaattgaaaatcCATTGCTGTATGCATtaaatttaattaagaaattaaaagcTAATGTCACCAAAGAGTATATGCATTCATTGATAGATTTAATGGTTATCAAGAATCGACCTAGATTTTCCATGAGGGGATTGTTTGTAGTGTCCAATCTTAGACATTCCGGATTTGAAGATGTTGATTTTGGTTGGGGGAAAGCTGTTTATGGTGGACCAGCTAACGATAGTTCTTTTCCTGGCATTGTTAGTTACTACTTACCATTTAAAAATGCTAAAGGAGAGAAAGGTTTGGTTATACCAATTCATTTGCCAGCTCAAGCCATGGAGAGGTTTGTTAAAGAGTTAGATAGTGTGCTTAAGAATAACATTAACAAGGGTGATCCAACATCTCGTATCATTAAATCGTTGTTATAG